A window from Cydia pomonella isolate Wapato2018A chromosome 8, ilCydPomo1, whole genome shotgun sequence encodes these proteins:
- the LOC133520851 gene encoding uncharacterized protein LOC133520851, producing MEPQLFVEETYCGYNNMTSLTMYTINNKSLATSLHDGCAVDFDEPLNLNNTFYIECDTETSCFDESKEISRETYYLECEEVDIFSKEIMISKEHNESTTESFLLTNETTTEFYDKTTAAHGSSSEVYIFTNETITDPDGLLRNGLVNSTKVDVDTESSTAVESISKNDIAISSGAGFTAESTTSVDDILNHDVANSAKVNLFTTTTSITTTELNNELKDNHNSSKGDNMFDNETSIEHYDVLKDINANSTIINALSNNTDARILTAATENSSDSNNILAILGYSLAGIGATLALAFGAYRFKNAVQSGSYLIPETSSPPGFIELA from the exons gTACACAATTAACAATAAATCTCTAGCAACTTCTCTCCATGACGGCTGCGCTGTTGATTTTGATGAACcacttaatttaaataacacaTTTTATATCGAATGTGATACGGAAACTAGTTGCTTTGATGAATCAAAAGAAATTAGTAGAGAGACTTATTACCTAGAGTGCGAAGAAGTGGATATATTTAGTAAAGAAATAATGATTTCAAAAGAGCATAATGAAAGTACGACAGAGTCGTTTTTACTGACAAATGAAACTACAACAGAattctatgataaaacaacagCTGCACATGGAAGTTCATCAgaagtttatatatttacaaatgaaACTATCACGGATCCTGATGGTCTATTGAGAAATGGtcttgtaaattcaacaaaagTTGATGTGGATACCGAATCTTCCACAGCAGTTGAAAGCATATCGAAAAATGATATTGCGATTTCGTCAGGAGCAGGGTTCACAGCGGAATCTACCACATCAGTTGATGACATATTGAACCATGATGTTGCCAATTCGGCAAAGGTTAATTTGTTTACAACTACAACTAGTATAACTACCACAGAGCTTAATAATGAATTGAAAGATAATCATAATTCATCAAAAGGAGATAATATGTTTGACAATGAAACGTCGATTGAGCATTATGATGTATTGAAAGATATTAATGCGAATTCTACAATAATAAATGCATTAAGTAATAATACTGATGCTCGTATATTAACGGCAGCTACGGAGAATTCGTCTGACTCTAATAATATCTTGGCTATTCTTGGATATTCTTTAGCAGGGATTGGAGCAACATTGGCGTTAGCTTTCGGAGCATATAGATTCAAAAATGCTGTGCAATCAGGAAGCTACT TAATTCCTGAAACATCAAGTCCACCGGGTTTTATAGAGCTAGCATGA
- the LOC133520330 gene encoding uncharacterized protein LOC133520330, which translates to MTNEKKASWRCPACRVAPQSPQISQEASLADLFAEVKISRASIEAKIDNVQLQVTDLNNKWSSLESRLASMEERISNTEDKIETLSTLPPQIKELQEHVTCLKKENNDRDQFGRLNNVEITGVPLRSGENLRTIFHNICTKVGFALDQSDIDCIHRIRVFSTEAKQQNLRPPSIIVRFTRRARRDELLAAARARRGITTADAGLDGPSINVYLNEHLTPANKLLLKRAREVKSELNYAYVWVKECKIFLRKNDTSRVIRIVSESDLLKLE; encoded by the coding sequence ATGACCAATGAGAAAAAAGCATCCTGGCGATGCCCCGCGTGCCGAGTGGCCCCGCAATCGCCCCAAATTTCTCAGGAGGCCTCGTTAGCTGACTTGTTTGCCGAAGTAAAAATTTCGAGAGCTTCAATTGAGGCCAAAATAGATAATGTTCAGCTGCAAGTCACTGATTTGAACAACAAGTGGAGCAGCTTGGAGTCGCGCCTGGCTAGTATGGAGGAGAGAATCTCGAATACAGAGGATAAAATAGAGACCCTTTCGACTTTGCCGCCGCAAATTAAAGAGTTACAGGAACACGTTACATGCCTCAAAAAGGAAAATAATGATCGTGATCAGTTTGGAAGGCTAAATAACGTGGAGATCACCGGTGTTCCGTTACGTTCAGGGGAAAATCTGCGTACCATATTTCACAATATATGTACCAAGGTCGGCTTTGCCCTTGACCAATCGGACATCGATTGTATTCATCGGATTAGAGTTTTCTCTACGGAAGCAAAGCAGCAAAATCTTCGTCCACCCTCGATTATCGTCCGCTTTACCCGGCGGGCGCGCAGGGACGAGTTGCTGGCGGCGGCCCGCGCCCGCCGTGGCATCACCACGGCTGACGCCGGCTTGGACGGACCATCGATCAACGTTTACTTGAACGAGCACCTGACGCCCGCTAATAAGTTGTTGTTAAAGCGTGCACGCGAAGTAAAATCTGAGCTGAACTATGCTTATGTGTGGGTGAAAGAATGCAAGATTTTTTTGCGTAAAAATGACACTTCGAGGGTTATACGTATCGTCTCCGAATCCGACCTGTTAAAACTTGAATGA